The nucleotide sequence TCGCTTTTTTTAAGCCGGGAGTTGATAAAGCTGAAATATCTGATCTTGATAAGAAACGAATCATGCGAGCTATTGAAGCTTCTATGAAGGAAAAAGGATTCGAGAAATCCCAAAGTCCAGATCTTTTAGTAAGCATTTTCACCAAAACACACGAGAATATAAATATTTACCAGAATAACCCAGGATGGGGTTATGGTTGGGGTTGGTCACCATGGTATTGGAATACAGGATTCAATACAGTGAATAGAACTAGCGACGGAACTTTATATATCGATCTTATTGATGCAGAAACTAAAGAATTAGTATGGCAGGGAATGGGTACTGCTGCTCTTGCTGAAAAAGTGAGTAAAAAACAAGAACGCATTAATGAAATTGTATCCAAAATATTAGAAAAATATCCTCCGGGATCTGAAGATTAAAAGATTTCTAAGCCTCTCTCTCGAGAGGCTTTTTTATTGCCATATTTTTTACACTTCGCTTATTTCTTTTAAAATTTCGTATATTCAGTACTCAAATAAGCCACAACTTTATGCTTAATTCAATTGAGTCTAACGAAATTTTAGAACGCTTACCTGCGCATCTTCAGCAATATATTAAACCACAAAACTACGAAGATTACACGCCTATCAATCAAGCCGTATGGCGATATGTAATGCAGAAGAATGTGGCTTATCTTAGCAAGGTTGCGCACAATTCATATTTAGACGGACTCAAGCAAACGGGGATTTCTATAGATCATATTCCTAATATGTACGGGATGAACCGCATTTTAAAATCTATTGGATGGGCGGCGGTGGCTGTAGATGGTTTTATTCCGCCGGCTGCTTTTATGGAATTTCAGGCGTTTAATGTTTTGGTGATCGCGAGCGATATCAGACAACTTGAAAATATTGAATATACACCGGCACCAGATATTATTCATGAAGGCGCCGGCCATGCACCAATTATCGCAAATCCTGAGTATGCGGAATACCTGCGTAGATTCGGGGAAATTGGCTGCAAAGCGATTTCCAGCTCGCACGACTATGAGGTTTACGAAGCTATTCGAAAACTTTCTATCTTAAAAGAAGCTGAAGGAACGCCGCTAAAAGAAATTGCTGCTATTGAAAAACTTGTTGGAGAACTGCAAGATAAAAATGTTAAGCCTAGTGAAATGGCGCTCATAAGAAATTTACATTGGTGGACGGTAGAATACGGATTGATAGGAACTCCCGAAAATCCTAAGATTTATGGCGCCGGTTTGTTATCTTCTATTGGCGAAAGTAAATCTTGCATGACCGATAATGTAAAGAAAATACCTTATTCTATCGAAGCTATGCATCAGGAGTTTGATATTACAAAACCTCAACCTCAATTGTATGTAACTCCAGATTTTGCACATTTGAGTTTGGTTTTAGAGGAATTCGCCAATAAAATGGCGCTTAGAAAAGGTGGTTTAAGCGGAATTAAAAAATTGATTGATTCTAAAGGTTTAGGCACAATCGAATTTAGTACCGGTTTGCAGGTTTCTGGGAATTTTGAAAATGTGATCGAATTTGAAGGAAAACCGATTTATATTCAAACGAAAGGAAAAACAGCACTTGCTTCCAGAGAAAAAGAATTGGTAGGACATGGAACAAAATCACATCCCAAAGGTCTTGGCTCGCCCATCGGAAAATTAAAAGGGATCAATTTAGCCATTGAAGATA is from Zunongwangia endophytica and encodes:
- a CDS encoding DUF4136 domain-containing protein, with the protein product MKVLKFTPVLLLLAIFVTSCSSVRVASDYDREANFNSYSSFAFFKPGVDKAEISDLDKKRIMRAIEASMKEKGFEKSQSPDLLVSIFTKTHENINIYQNNPGWGYGWGWSPWYWNTGFNTVNRTSDGTLYIDLIDAETKELVWQGMGTAALAEKVSKKQERINEIVSKILEKYPPGSED
- a CDS encoding aromatic amino acid hydroxylase, whose translation is MLNSIESNEILERLPAHLQQYIKPQNYEDYTPINQAVWRYVMQKNVAYLSKVAHNSYLDGLKQTGISIDHIPNMYGMNRILKSIGWAAVAVDGFIPPAAFMEFQAFNVLVIASDIRQLENIEYTPAPDIIHEGAGHAPIIANPEYAEYLRRFGEIGCKAISSSHDYEVYEAIRKLSILKEAEGTPLKEIAAIEKLVGELQDKNVKPSEMALIRNLHWWTVEYGLIGTPENPKIYGAGLLSSIGESKSCMTDNVKKIPYSIEAMHQEFDITKPQPQLYVTPDFAHLSLVLEEFANKMALRKGGLSGIKKLIDSKGLGTIEFSTGLQVSGNFENVIEFEGKPIYIQTKGKTALASREKELVGHGTKSHPKGLGSPIGKLKGINLAIEDMSPRDLKAYKIYEGENIELEFEGGVNVNGEIITGTRNLQGKIVLISFKNCTVKYEDQVLFKPEWGRYDMAVGKEVVSAFAGPADHHSFDLVTHKTSSSAIKSEKTSERKELEDLYEAVRNVREGKNTKFSIQAVFDILKKDHQEDWLLSTEIYELALEHDEDLAERTKEHLKDLQQKRPKIAHLIEDGFAMARHKLAPKI